One window of the Rhipicephalus sanguineus isolate Rsan-2018 chromosome 2, BIME_Rsan_1.4, whole genome shotgun sequence genome contains the following:
- the LOC119381172 gene encoding uncharacterized protein LOC119381172 yields MTPLPCLAWIALLVFTCDSVVTGRPIRNGTATTVASTNRPTTLVTSPTTESYEEQPPPWRQSGSLADGVRHHPSLTLLSFDPGCRKRVFCEAARTLTYAFPLSRSWHGEVRERPVPTNEYFAAWSKGLLGHDCSHLYQDCSDSPAGWVMPLVREAIGPRGFVGAFIERLAAASVRHAIVGHGAPPRPSLVMEKLRKGERRLADAVEPPMPSIEFTPR; encoded by the exons ATGACACCGCTGCCGTGTCTCGCTTGGATCGCATTGCTTGTTTTCACCTGCGACTCCGTCGTCA ctGGACGTCCTATTCGTAATGGTACAGCTACAACTgtagcctccaccaataggcccACAACGCTGGTCACATCACCAACCACGGAGTCGTACGAAGAACAGCCTCCGCCATGGCGCCAGTCGGGGTCGTTGGCCGATGGCGTACGTCATCATCCCTCACTGACTCTACTGAGCTTCGACCCCGGCTGCCGAAAACGGGTCTTCTGTGAGGCGGCTCGTACCCTCACCTACGCGTTCCCCTTGTCCAGGTCGTGGCATGGAGAAGTCAG GGAGAGGCCCGTGCCAACAAACGAGTACTTCGCCGCGTGGTCCAAAGGACTGCTGGGCCACGACTGCTCTCACCTGTACCAGGACTGCTCGGACAGTCCGGCCGGCTGGGTGATGCCCCTGGTCAGGGAGGCCATCGGACCGAGGGGATTTGTAGGAGCGTTCATCGAGCGCCTGGCCGCTGCCTCAGTGCGGCACGCCATCGTAGGCCACGGTGCACCGCCCCGACCCTCCCTAGTCATGGAAAAGCTGCGCAAGGGCGAACGACGATTGGCCGATGCCGTCGAGCCACCCATGCCGTCCATCGAGTTTACACCccgttga